Proteins co-encoded in one Streptomyces sp. NBC_01283 genomic window:
- a CDS encoding carboxypeptidase-like regulatory domain-containing protein has protein sequence MNGSGGAVEISGVVRDTSGAPVTGAHVLFSDGPQPLPDIAALTDAEGRFSLGAPSAGEYTLLCRADPLMGPPGTAEATVRVEPSAGAAAPGRLRVDLTLG, from the coding sequence ATGAACGGCAGCGGCGGGGCAGTGGAGATCAGCGGCGTCGTCCGCGACACGTCGGGCGCCCCGGTGACGGGCGCGCACGTCCTGTTCAGCGACGGGCCACAGCCCCTGCCGGACATCGCTGCCCTGACCGACGCCGAGGGCCGGTTCTCCCTCGGCGCACCCTCAGCGGGCGAGTACACGCTCCTGTGCCGGGCGGACCCGCTCATGGGCCCGCCCGGCACGGCCGAGGCCACCGTCCGCGTCGAGCCGTCCGCGGGGGCCGCGGCGCCGGGGCGGCTGCGGGTCGACCTGACCCTCGGGTAG
- a CDS encoding TetR/AcrR family transcriptional regulator, whose translation MSPKQQRGEATVGRLLNAALKVYATSGRPGFTVNAVTAAGGVSLGSLYHHFGSIDGLAAALYTRCVEQLFDEMIAALGPARTARGGVRALVTAYLRFTEEHPDAALFLHASAHSGYLAAHADQIRGAKADKLAVIAEWMLPRVAAGEIAPLPAPVIEVLVMGPVAEAAHRWLASTYDMDLNEAARFLPDRIWRSLRPD comes from the coding sequence ATGTCGCCTAAGCAGCAACGCGGCGAAGCCACCGTCGGCCGGCTCCTGAACGCGGCGCTCAAGGTGTACGCCACGTCGGGCAGGCCCGGGTTCACCGTCAACGCGGTGACCGCGGCGGGCGGCGTCAGTCTCGGCAGCCTCTACCACCACTTCGGCAGCATCGACGGCCTCGCCGCCGCGCTGTACACCCGCTGCGTCGAGCAGCTCTTCGACGAGATGATCGCCGCCCTCGGCCCTGCGCGGACCGCCCGCGGCGGCGTCCGCGCCCTGGTCACCGCCTATCTGCGGTTCACCGAGGAGCACCCGGACGCCGCCCTCTTCCTGCACGCCTCCGCCCACTCGGGCTACCTCGCGGCGCACGCGGACCAGATCCGCGGGGCCAAGGCCGACAAGCTGGCGGTCATCGCGGAATGGATGCTGCCGCGGGTCGCGGCGGGCGAGATCGCACCCCTGCCCGCCCCCGTCATCGAGGTCCTGGTCATGGGGCCGGTCGCCGAGGCCGCGCACCGCTGGCTGGCCAGTACGTACGACATGGATCTCAACGAAGCCGCACGGTTCCTGCCCGACCGGATCTGGCGCTCGCTGCGGCCGGACTAG
- a CDS encoding trans-acting enoyl reductase family protein: MSNTPFTTAVSDAGVRPEGRTVAVVGAYGHTGRFVVAELLRRGVTPILVGRDREKLEALRGLAPGAPVRVASTEDAASLDRALDGASAVVNCAGPFLETSLPVADAALRAGIPYLDVAAEQGVSAALFDTYGDRAREAGVVIAPSLAFYGGLGDLLATAALGDWPDADEITLAYGLDSWHPTHGTRRTGETNAGQHLVYTGGELRPFDYSPDVFPWDFPEPLGTQDASAFATADQVTLPRHVRTPEVRAVMNLAPLRDIRAEDTPEPRPADAVGRSAQTFLVEAVVRRGTETRRAVAGGQDIYAVTAPLVVEALERVLDGRGGAPGVRAAGEAFDAADFLRALAPEHLTRLDLPARPAV; the protein is encoded by the coding sequence ATGAGCAACACCCCTTTCACGACTGCCGTTTCGGACGCCGGTGTGCGACCCGAGGGACGGACGGTCGCCGTCGTCGGCGCGTACGGCCACACCGGCCGCTTCGTCGTGGCGGAACTGCTGCGCCGCGGCGTCACACCGATCCTCGTGGGAAGGGACCGGGAGAAGCTCGAAGCGCTGCGCGGCCTGGCCCCCGGCGCGCCGGTGCGGGTGGCGTCCACGGAGGACGCGGCGTCCCTCGACCGCGCACTCGACGGCGCGTCGGCGGTCGTCAACTGCGCCGGACCGTTCCTGGAGACGTCCCTGCCCGTCGCCGACGCGGCGCTGCGCGCAGGCATCCCGTACCTGGACGTCGCCGCCGAACAGGGCGTCAGCGCCGCCCTGTTCGACACCTACGGCGACCGTGCGCGAGAGGCGGGCGTCGTCATCGCCCCGTCCCTGGCGTTCTACGGTGGCCTGGGCGACCTGCTGGCCACCGCGGCCCTGGGGGACTGGCCGGACGCGGACGAGATCACTCTCGCGTACGGCCTCGACAGCTGGCACCCGACCCACGGCACCCGGCGCACCGGCGAGACCAACGCCGGGCAGCACCTCGTGTACACCGGGGGTGAACTGCGTCCGTTCGACTACTCCCCGGACGTCTTCCCGTGGGACTTCCCGGAGCCGCTGGGCACCCAGGACGCCTCGGCGTTCGCGACGGCCGACCAGGTGACCCTGCCGCGCCACGTGCGCACCCCCGAGGTGCGGGCGGTGATGAACCTCGCGCCGCTGCGGGACATCCGGGCCGAGGACACCCCGGAGCCGCGGCCCGCCGACGCCGTGGGGCGTTCCGCGCAGACCTTCCTCGTCGAGGCGGTCGTCCGGCGCGGCACGGAGACCCGCCGCGCGGTCGCCGGCGGACAGGACATCTACGCCGTGACGGCACCGCTCGTGGTGGAGGCTCTGGAGCGCGTCCTCGACGGACGGGGCGGGGCGCCGGGCGTGCGGGCGGCCGGGGAGGCGTTCGACGCCGCGGACTTCCTGCGTGCGCTCGCCCCCGAACACCTCACGCGGCTCGACCTGCCGGCGAGGCCGGCCGTCTAG
- a CDS encoding helix-turn-helix domain-containing protein has product MKTVAMALPEGSMLFEAAAAFEVFGSDHSDLAGSWYSFTVCGANGTRVGEWLRAEPAHGLEAVAAAQTVIVPAWRDIGTQPPGDLIEALRTAHAAGSRIVSLCTGAFVLAAAGLLDGRRATTHWAHAERLATLHPRVTVDPDVLFTDEGSVLTSAGKAAGMDLCLHLVRADHGATVANALARRLVTPPHRDGGQAQFIPAPVAHGRDHPLADLLPWVLGRLEQPLTIEDLARQAGMSSRNLSRHFHAVTGTAPLRWLLSQRVRLAQELLESGDESIERIATRTGMGTSATLRRHFTRVTGLPPEAYRRTFGAS; this is encoded by the coding sequence ATGAAAACCGTGGCGATGGCACTTCCAGAGGGCAGCATGCTTTTCGAGGCCGCGGCGGCCTTCGAGGTCTTCGGCTCGGACCACTCCGACCTGGCCGGGTCCTGGTACTCGTTCACCGTGTGCGGCGCCAACGGCACCCGCGTCGGGGAGTGGCTCCGCGCCGAGCCGGCCCACGGCCTGGAGGCCGTCGCCGCCGCGCAGACGGTGATCGTCCCGGCCTGGCGCGACATCGGCACGCAGCCGCCGGGCGACTTGATCGAGGCCCTGCGGACCGCCCACGCGGCAGGTTCCCGAATCGTCTCGCTGTGCACCGGCGCCTTCGTCCTCGCCGCCGCCGGACTCCTCGACGGCCGCCGGGCCACCACGCACTGGGCCCACGCCGAGCGGCTCGCCACGCTCCATCCCCGGGTCACGGTCGACCCCGACGTCCTCTTCACCGACGAGGGCAGCGTGCTCACCTCGGCGGGCAAGGCCGCGGGCATGGACCTGTGTCTGCACCTCGTCCGTGCCGACCACGGGGCGACGGTGGCCAACGCACTGGCCCGGCGGCTCGTGACCCCGCCCCACCGGGACGGCGGCCAGGCGCAGTTCATCCCGGCACCGGTGGCGCACGGGCGCGACCACCCGCTGGCCGATCTGCTGCCCTGGGTCCTCGGCCGCCTCGAACAGCCCCTCACCATCGAGGATCTGGCCCGGCAGGCGGGCATGAGCAGCCGCAATCTGTCCCGGCACTTCCATGCCGTCACCGGTACGGCACCGCTGCGCTGGCTGCTCAGCCAACGGGTGCGGCTGGCACAGGAGTTGCTGGAGTCGGGCGACGAGAGCATCGAACGGATCGCGACCCGCACGGGCATGGGAACCTCCGCCACGCTCCGGCGGCACTTCACGCGGGTCACGGGTCTGCCGCCCGAGGCCTACCGGCGTACCTTCGGCGCCTCCTGA
- a CDS encoding NAD(P)-dependent alcohol dehydrogenase, translating to MKAVQYRGVGAAPEVVTVPRPEPGPGQVLLKVTAAGVCHSDIAVMSWPAEALPFPLPLTLGHEGAGTVAALGEGVTGFEVGDSVAVYGPWGCGACLMCAQGKENYCTRAAELGIRPPGLGAPGAIAEYMIVDDARHLVPLGGLDPVTAVPLTDAGLTPYHAIKASLPKLTPGSTAVVIGTGGLGHVAIQLLRALTPARVIALDVTDGKLRLAHQVGAHETVLSDEHAAAKVRELTGGLGAQAVFDFVGAPPTVATATACAAVEADVTIVGIGGGAATVGFGATPYDAAVRAPYWGSRSELIEVLDLARSGAIDVQVETYALDDAPKAYEHLHEGRINGRAVILPNG from the coding sequence ATGAAGGCCGTCCAGTACCGCGGCGTCGGCGCCGCCCCCGAGGTGGTCACCGTCCCGCGCCCGGAGCCGGGCCCCGGCCAGGTACTCCTCAAGGTCACGGCAGCGGGCGTCTGCCACTCCGACATCGCCGTGATGAGCTGGCCCGCGGAGGCGCTGCCCTTCCCGCTGCCGCTCACCCTCGGCCATGAGGGCGCGGGGACCGTCGCCGCGCTGGGCGAGGGCGTCACCGGCTTCGAGGTCGGCGACTCCGTGGCCGTCTACGGGCCGTGGGGCTGCGGAGCCTGCCTGATGTGCGCGCAGGGCAAGGAGAACTACTGCACGCGCGCCGCGGAGCTTGGCATCCGCCCGCCCGGACTCGGGGCGCCCGGCGCCATCGCCGAGTACATGATCGTGGACGACGCGCGCCATCTGGTCCCGCTGGGCGGCCTCGACCCGGTGACGGCCGTGCCGCTCACCGACGCGGGCCTGACCCCGTACCACGCCATCAAGGCCTCCCTGCCCAAGCTGACGCCCGGCAGCACTGCCGTGGTCATCGGCACCGGCGGCCTGGGGCACGTCGCCATCCAGTTGCTGCGCGCGCTGACCCCGGCACGGGTGATCGCCCTCGACGTCACCGACGGAAAGCTGCGACTGGCCCACCAGGTCGGCGCCCACGAGACCGTCCTGTCGGACGAGCACGCGGCGGCGAAGGTCCGTGAGCTGACCGGCGGCCTCGGCGCGCAGGCGGTGTTCGACTTCGTCGGCGCACCGCCCACCGTCGCCACGGCCACCGCCTGCGCGGCGGTGGAGGCGGACGTGACCATCGTCGGCATCGGCGGCGGAGCCGCGACCGTCGGCTTCGGCGCGACTCCCTACGACGCGGCGGTCCGCGCCCCGTACTGGGGCAGCAGGTCCGAATTGATCGAGGTCCTCGACCTGGCCCGGTCCGGCGCGATCGACGTCCAGGTGGAGACGTACGCACTGGACGACGCGCCCAAGGCGTACGAGCACCTGCACGAGGGCCGGATCAACGGCCGCGCGGTCATCCTGCCCAACGGCTGA
- a CDS encoding serine/threonine protein kinase, whose protein sequence is MSGDHGDERDSGDGGNGGDGGGIEPLTPGDPRRIGPYPLLGRLGSGGMGRVYLARSEGGRTVAVKVVHEEHTSNGEFRARFRREIEAARRVGGRFTAPVLDADPDAARPWVATGYVPGPSLEQALLTYGPLPASSVYALADGLLRALQGIHGAGIVHRDLKPSNVLLTVAGPKVIDFGIARALQVSVESMLTSTGMVIGSPGFMAPEQILGEETGTPADVFALGCVLMYAATGQLPFGHGASNQHAVMYRIVEAAPDLTRIEDEPLRTFIARCLTKEPAERPGVEELLAGPERPRPSGAESAAWLPPALVARLAQDAARLLDVEAPEASNPSEPAAAPEASKASEPAKASDVATFGLRAAPKPQAGADVPGSPGKAEPAVISPVTAAPERTHRRTRRNWAVAVAVIAVVAAGGTLALLDGEDGTQGAPGADGAPPGADNSPTAPTPSGSKGSDGKGKDRKDGKDGKDDKEKGKGKDDDSSPGRDGTSSGGAAGDEQASGDGAASTGKGGGSDPDASSGGGSSGSGGSSGSGSGSGSGSGSDSGSGDSGNRVPQGFTGTWTLNSPYVQQPQKVIIYRVAPGSRAVKLITDSGSGGHCENVAKLVSVTDGGKRINIGTAHLDEGRSSQIVCGDMDPSYFILDEPSGIRHNVGPSHGDGYHYDRG, encoded by the coding sequence ATGAGCGGTGACCATGGCGACGAGCGGGACAGCGGCGACGGCGGCAACGGCGGTGACGGCGGCGGCATAGAGCCGCTGACGCCGGGCGACCCGCGTCGGATAGGCCCCTACCCGCTGCTGGGACGGCTGGGCTCCGGCGGCATGGGCCGGGTCTACCTGGCCCGCTCCGAAGGCGGCCGTACGGTCGCCGTGAAGGTGGTGCACGAAGAGCACACCTCCAACGGGGAGTTCAGGGCACGGTTCCGCCGGGAGATCGAGGCGGCGCGGCGCGTCGGAGGCCGCTTCACGGCACCGGTACTCGACGCGGACCCGGACGCCGCACGGCCCTGGGTGGCCACCGGTTACGTGCCGGGACCCTCCTTGGAGCAGGCGCTCCTGACGTACGGTCCGCTGCCCGCCTCCTCGGTGTACGCGCTGGCCGACGGATTGCTGCGGGCGCTGCAGGGTATCCACGGCGCCGGAATCGTGCACCGGGATCTGAAGCCGTCCAACGTGCTGCTCACCGTTGCGGGCCCGAAAGTCATCGACTTCGGCATCGCGCGGGCGCTGCAGGTCTCCGTGGAGTCGATGCTCACCAGCACGGGCATGGTCATCGGCTCGCCCGGCTTCATGGCGCCCGAGCAGATCCTGGGCGAGGAGACGGGCACCCCGGCCGACGTCTTCGCGCTCGGCTGCGTCCTCATGTACGCGGCGACGGGGCAACTGCCCTTCGGGCACGGCGCGAGCAACCAGCACGCCGTGATGTACCGCATCGTCGAGGCCGCGCCCGACCTGACCCGCATCGAGGACGAGCCGCTGCGCACGTTCATCGCTCGCTGCCTGACCAAGGAGCCCGCTGAACGCCCCGGCGTGGAGGAGCTGTTGGCGGGCCCGGAGCGACCGCGCCCCTCGGGAGCGGAGAGCGCCGCGTGGCTGCCGCCCGCGCTGGTGGCTCGTCTCGCGCAGGACGCGGCGAGGCTGCTGGACGTGGAGGCGCCGGAGGCCTCAAATCCATCGGAACCCGCAGCGGCACCGGAGGCCTCGAAGGCGTCAGAGCCCGCCAAGGCGTCGGACGTCGCGACCTTCGGGCTGCGGGCGGCGCCGAAGCCGCAAGCCGGTGCCGACGTGCCCGGGTCACCCGGGAAGGCTGAACCGGCAGTCATCTCTCCTGTCACGGCCGCGCCCGAGCGCACCCACCGGCGCACCCGCAGAAACTGGGCCGTGGCGGTCGCCGTCATCGCCGTAGTGGCGGCCGGCGGCACCCTGGCCCTGCTCGACGGAGAGGACGGCACCCAAGGCGCCCCCGGTGCCGACGGCGCACCACCCGGCGCCGACAACTCCCCGACGGCTCCCACCCCTTCGGGGTCCAAGGGCTCTGACGGCAAGGGCAAGGACCGCAAGGACGGAAAAGACGGAAAGGACGACAAGGAGAAGGGCAAGGGCAAGGACGACGACTCCTCACCGGGCAGGGACGGCACCTCGTCCGGCGGCGCCGCCGGCGATGAGCAGGCCTCGGGCGACGGCGCCGCGTCCACCGGAAAGGGCGGGGGCTCGGACCCCGATGCGTCCTCGGGCGGCGGGAGTTCGGGCTCCGGCGGCTCGTCGGGATCCGGCTCGGGTTCCGGCTCGGGTTCCGGTTCGGACTCGGGCTCCGGCGACTCCGGCAACCGCGTCCCGCAGGGCTTCACCGGAACCTGGACCCTCAACTCGCCCTACGTCCAGCAGCCGCAGAAGGTGATCATCTACCGGGTCGCGCCGGGCAGCCGCGCCGTCAAGCTCATCACCGATTCGGGCAGCGGCGGGCACTGCGAGAACGTGGCCAAGCTGGTGTCAGTGACGGACGGCGGGAAGCGCATCAACATCGGCACCGCCCATCTGGACGAGGGTCGCTCTAGTCAGATCGTGTGCGGGGACATGGACCCCTCCTACTTCATCCTCGATGAGCCGAGCGGCATCCGCCACAACGTCGGGCCCTCCCACGGCGACGGTTACCACTACGACCGCGGCTGA
- a CDS encoding winged helix-turn-helix transcriptional regulator yields MTRSYDQSCPAARALDVVGGRWSLLIVRELLLGPRRYTDLVTGLPGIGPNVLAERLRALRKAGILSQVKLPPPASSAVYELTELGTAMRPVLDELTRWGMRLPTSPRPGDTFRLSWVLGCLRASFRPEEASGVRETYEFRVDGDTFHLRVDDGVLDIQNGSATDPVCAITTDLGSFLAIGARLVDIEDAVARGLARLEGELPAAARVVAILGAHPEATGGRHGIVGAVGATFRPDHALGVRETYEFVVGDLVFHARVDDGTVKMDLGPAPDAVATIVTDLGTFLQLGVGSLPLEDALSAQVIEVSGDPEAGLRMADAFGVVRADRTAAAS; encoded by the coding sequence ATGACACGCAGCTATGACCAGTCCTGTCCGGCGGCCCGGGCCCTGGACGTCGTCGGCGGCCGGTGGTCCCTGCTGATCGTGCGCGAACTGCTGCTCGGCCCCCGGCGGTACACCGACCTCGTCACGGGCCTGCCCGGCATCGGCCCCAACGTCCTGGCCGAGCGGCTGCGCGCGCTGCGCAAGGCGGGCATCCTCAGTCAGGTCAAACTGCCGCCCCCGGCGTCGTCGGCGGTCTACGAACTGACCGAACTCGGCACCGCCATGCGTCCGGTGCTCGACGAGCTGACCCGCTGGGGCATGCGGCTGCCGACCTCGCCCCGGCCCGGCGACACCTTCCGGCTCAGCTGGGTGCTCGGCTGCCTGCGCGCCAGCTTCCGGCCCGAAGAGGCCAGTGGCGTACGGGAGACGTACGAGTTCCGGGTGGACGGCGACACGTTCCACCTCCGCGTCGACGACGGCGTGCTCGACATCCAGAACGGCAGCGCCACGGACCCCGTCTGCGCCATCACCACCGACCTCGGTTCGTTCCTCGCCATCGGCGCCCGCCTGGTGGACATCGAGGACGCCGTCGCGCGCGGCCTGGCCCGCCTGGAGGGTGAACTCCCGGCCGCCGCACGGGTGGTGGCCATCCTCGGCGCGCACCCCGAGGCCACCGGCGGGCGCCACGGCATCGTCGGAGCCGTCGGTGCCACGTTCCGCCCCGACCACGCTCTCGGCGTACGCGAGACGTACGAGTTCGTGGTCGGCGACCTGGTCTTCCATGCTCGCGTCGACGACGGGACCGTCAAGATGGACCTCGGCCCCGCCCCGGACGCCGTCGCGACGATCGTCACCGACCTGGGCACCTTTCTTCAGCTGGGTGTGGGCTCCCTGCCGCTGGAGGACGCGCTCAGCGCCCAGGTCATCGAGGTCAGCGGCGACCCGGAGGCGGGGCTGCGCATGGCGGACGCCTTCGGCGTGGTCCGCGCCGACCGCACGGCTGCCGCTTCCTGA
- the argG gene encoding argininosuccinate synthase — MSKVLTSLPTGERVGIAFSGGLDTSVAVAWMRDKGAVPCTYTADIGQYDEPDIASVPGRASAYGAEITRLVDCREALVEEGLAALACGAFHIRSGGRPYFNTTPLGRAVTGTLLVRAMLEDGVQIWGDGSTFKGNDIERFYRYGLLANPHLRIYKPWLDADFVTELGGRKEMSEWLLAHELPYRDSTEKAYSTDANIWGATHEAKTLEHLDTGLETVEPIMGVRFWDPSVEIDTEDVTIGFDQGRPVTINGKEFASAVDLVMEANAIGGRHGLGMSDQIENRIIEAKSRGIYEAPGMALLHIAYERLVNAIHNEDTLAAYHNEGRRLGRLMYEGRWLDPQALMIRESLQRWVGTAVTGEVTLRLRRGEDYSILDTTGPAFSYHPDKLSMERTEDSAFGPVDRIGQLTMRNLDIADSRARLEQYAGLGLVGSGHPTPIGAAQAASTGLIGAMDGGGAEAIASRGETTDEESMLDRAAMESGTD; from the coding sequence ATGTCCAAGGTCCTCACCTCCCTCCCCACCGGCGAGCGCGTCGGCATTGCCTTCTCCGGCGGTCTCGACACCTCCGTCGCCGTCGCCTGGATGCGTGACAAGGGCGCCGTCCCCTGCACGTACACCGCCGACATCGGCCAGTACGACGAGCCCGACATCGCCTCCGTGCCCGGCCGCGCCTCGGCGTACGGCGCCGAGATCACCCGGCTCGTCGACTGCCGTGAAGCGCTGGTCGAGGAAGGGCTCGCGGCCCTCGCCTGCGGCGCCTTCCACATCAGGTCGGGCGGGCGCCCGTACTTCAACACCACGCCGCTGGGCCGGGCCGTCACCGGCACGCTCCTGGTGCGGGCCATGCTCGAGGACGGGGTGCAGATCTGGGGCGACGGTTCCACGTTCAAGGGCAACGACATCGAGCGGTTCTACCGCTACGGGCTGCTCGCCAACCCGCACCTGCGGATCTACAAGCCCTGGCTGGACGCGGACTTCGTCACCGAGCTCGGCGGCCGCAAGGAGATGTCGGAGTGGCTGCTCGCGCACGAGCTGCCCTACCGGGACTCGACGGAGAAGGCGTACTCCACGGACGCCAACATCTGGGGCGCCACGCACGAGGCCAAGACCCTTGAGCACCTCGACACCGGGCTCGAGACGGTCGAGCCGATCATGGGCGTGCGGTTCTGGGACCCCTCGGTGGAGATCGACACGGAGGACGTGACGATCGGCTTCGATCAGGGGCGCCCGGTCACGATCAACGGCAAGGAATTCGCCTCCGCGGTCGATCTCGTCATGGAGGCCAACGCGATCGGCGGCCGGCACGGTCTCGGCATGTCCGACCAGATCGAGAACCGGATCATCGAGGCCAAGAGCCGTGGCATCTACGAGGCGCCCGGCATGGCGCTCCTGCACATCGCCTACGAGCGCCTGGTCAACGCGATCCACAACGAGGACACGCTGGCCGCGTACCACAACGAGGGCCGGCGCCTCGGCCGGCTGATGTACGAAGGTCGTTGGCTGGACCCGCAGGCGCTGATGATCCGCGAGTCGCTGCAGCGCTGGGTCGGCACGGCGGTCACCGGCGAGGTGACGCTGCGGCTGCGGCGCGGCGAGGACTACTCGATCCTCGACACCACGGGCCCGGCGTTCAGCTACCACCCGGACAAGCTCTCCATGGAGCGGACCGAGGACTCGGCGTTCGGCCCGGTGGACCGCATCGGCCAGCTCACCATGCGGAACCTCGACATCGCCGACTCCCGTGCGCGCCTTGAGCAGTACGCGGGCCTCGGCCTCGTCGGCTCGGGCCACCCCACGCCGATCGGCGCGGCGCAGGCGGCATCGACCGGCCTGATCGGCGCGATGGACGGTGGCGGCGCCGAGGCGATCGCCTCGCGCGGCGAGACCACGGACGAGGAGTCCATGCTGGACCGTGCCGCGATGGAGTCCGGCACGGACTGA
- a CDS encoding methyltransferase domain-containing protein has protein sequence MNSWTTPDRPGEPLADRYARRSTSLRGTIRHRLVDRALADHLPAVPPQRVLDVGGGTGVQARMLALRGHHVTVLDPDETMLARARTAWLPHAPDAPGSITFHRGLGEQAPQLVGSGWDAVLCHGVLMYLEDPAPLLHVLAQCLRPGGIISVLAYQADALAIRRGLTRDWSGALEALRSPVEHNSIGTISRGVDRTMVLRLFADHDLDLLQWYGVRVFTDHLEDECVGEDFDQVLEAEWEAGRMDPYRRVARHFHLISRARQDRTTT, from the coding sequence ATGAACTCCTGGACCACGCCCGACCGCCCCGGTGAACCGCTCGCCGACCGCTACGCCCGCCGCAGCACTTCGCTCCGCGGCACCATCCGCCACCGGCTCGTCGACCGGGCTCTGGCCGATCACCTGCCCGCCGTACCGCCGCAGCGGGTGCTTGACGTCGGCGGCGGCACCGGCGTCCAGGCCCGGATGCTGGCCCTGCGCGGTCACCACGTCACCGTGCTCGATCCCGACGAGACCATGCTGGCCAGAGCCCGCACCGCCTGGCTGCCGCACGCCCCCGACGCACCGGGCAGCATCACCTTTCACCGCGGCCTCGGCGAGCAGGCCCCGCAGCTGGTCGGCTCCGGATGGGACGCGGTGCTGTGCCACGGCGTCCTGATGTACCTGGAGGACCCGGCCCCGCTGCTGCACGTCCTCGCCCAGTGCCTGCGCCCCGGCGGCATCATCTCCGTCCTCGCCTATCAGGCCGACGCCCTGGCCATACGGCGCGGACTGACGCGTGACTGGAGCGGCGCGCTGGAGGCGTTGCGCAGCCCGGTGGAGCACAACAGCATCGGCACGATCAGCCGTGGCGTGGACCGGACCATGGTCCTGCGGCTCTTCGCCGACCACGATCTCGACCTCCTGCAGTGGTACGGGGTGCGGGTGTTCACCGACCACCTCGAGGACGAGTGCGTCGGCGAGGATTTCGACCAGGTCCTGGAGGCGGAGTGGGAGGCCGGCCGCATGGATCCCTACCGGCGCGTCGCCCGTCACTTCCACCTCATCTCCCGCGCGCGGCAGGACCGGACGACGACGTGA
- a CDS encoding energy-coupling factor ABC transporter ATP-binding protein gives MKASSLSEPRASSDPSGPLVALRAASYAYEDGPTVLSGLDFDVIEGRALALLGRNGSGKTTLMRLLSGGLRPDRGGLTVGGAPVTYDRKSLTRLRTTVQLVVQDPDDQLFAASVEQDVSFGPLNLGLPDGEVRARVAEALAALDISALADRPTHLLSYGQRKRTAIAGAVAMRPRVLILDEPTAGLDPDGQERLLTTLQGLRDAGTTVVMATHDVDLALRWADDAALLTPSGVRTGPVAEMLAQRDLLGQAGLRLPWGIAVTELLRTKGLLTEAGPGPRTPEELAALTTAPAIPGASGG, from the coding sequence ATGAAGGCTTCCTCCCTGAGCGAGCCGCGCGCCTCCAGCGATCCGAGCGGGCCCCTGGTCGCTCTGCGCGCCGCTTCCTACGCGTACGAAGACGGGCCCACCGTGCTCAGCGGCCTGGACTTCGACGTCATCGAGGGGCGCGCCCTCGCGCTGCTCGGGCGCAACGGCAGCGGCAAGACCACCCTCATGCGGCTGCTGAGCGGCGGACTCCGGCCGGACCGGGGCGGATTGACCGTCGGGGGAGCCCCCGTGACGTACGACCGCAAGAGCCTCACCCGGCTGCGGACGACGGTTCAGCTGGTGGTCCAGGACCCGGACGACCAGTTGTTCGCCGCCTCGGTCGAACAGGACGTGTCCTTCGGGCCGCTGAACCTGGGGCTGCCGGACGGTGAGGTGCGGGCCCGGGTCGCCGAGGCGCTCGCCGCGCTCGACATCAGCGCCCTGGCGGACCGCCCCACGCATCTGCTCTCCTACGGCCAGCGGAAACGGACGGCCATCGCGGGCGCCGTGGCGATGCGGCCCCGCGTCCTGATCCTCGACGAGCCGACCGCAGGGCTCGACCCCGACGGCCAGGAACGCCTCCTGACCACCCTGCAAGGCCTGCGGGACGCGGGGACGACCGTGGTCATGGCCACCCATGACGTGGATCTGGCCCTGCGCTGGGCCGACGACGCTGCCCTGCTGACTCCCTCCGGAGTGCGTACGGGGCCGGTCGCGGAGATGCTCGCCCAGCGGGACCTCCTGGGCCAGGCGGGGCTCCGCCTGCCCTGGGGGATCGCGGTCACGGAGCTGCTCCGGACGAAGGGCCTGCTGACCGAAGCGGGCCCTGGGCCGCGCACCCCCGAGGAGTTGGCCGCCCTCACGACGGCCCCGGCGATTCCCGGAGCGTCAGGCGGCTGA